In Bradyrhizobium sp. 1(2017), one DNA window encodes the following:
- the rsmI gene encoding 16S rRNA (cytidine(1402)-2'-O)-methyltransferase yields the protein MRAKPASINTPEAQDAAPRGFSIDAHRLAAPKAAPGLHLVATPIGNLGDITVRALQTLAGVDVIACEDTRITRRLTERYAIAAQLKQYHEHNAEAARPKILEALAAGGSIALVSDAGTPLISDPGFKLVREVCAAGYAVYALPGPSSVLAALSVAALPTDRFFFEGFLPAKSAARKSRLAELARIDATLVMFESGNRVQNTLAELAEIMGTREAAICRELTKLHEEISRAPLSDLARDADALETRGEFVLVIAPPAADAELLTSDALDGLLREQLAAHSVKDAVAHAVALSGRPRREVYARALELAKDLRGGDGED from the coding sequence ATGCGCGCAAAGCCGGCCTCGATAAATACGCCTGAAGCCCAAGATGCCGCCCCGCGCGGTTTCTCCATCGACGCCCATCGCCTCGCAGCGCCGAAGGCGGCGCCGGGCCTCCATCTGGTCGCGACCCCAATCGGCAACCTCGGCGACATCACGGTCCGCGCGCTCCAGACGCTGGCGGGCGTCGATGTCATCGCCTGCGAGGACACCCGCATCACCCGCCGCCTGACCGAGCGCTACGCCATTGCCGCGCAGCTCAAGCAATATCACGAGCACAACGCGGAAGCCGCGCGCCCGAAAATCCTGGAAGCACTTGCGGCCGGAGGTTCGATCGCCCTGGTCTCGGATGCCGGCACCCCGCTGATCTCCGATCCCGGCTTCAAGCTGGTGCGCGAGGTCTGCGCGGCCGGCTACGCGGTCTATGCGCTGCCCGGCCCATCCTCCGTGCTCGCCGCACTGTCGGTCGCGGCGCTGCCGACCGACCGCTTCTTCTTCGAGGGTTTCCTGCCGGCCAAATCCGCCGCGCGAAAATCGCGCCTTGCCGAGCTCGCCCGCATCGACGCGACGCTGGTGATGTTCGAATCCGGCAACCGCGTGCAGAACACGCTGGCCGAGCTCGCCGAGATCATGGGGACGCGCGAAGCCGCGATCTGCCGCGAGCTGACGAAGCTGCACGAGGAGATTTCGCGTGCACCACTGAGCGACCTGGCGCGCGACGCTGATGCGCTGGAGACCCGCGGCGAGTTCGTGCTGGTGATCGCCCCACCCGCTGCGGACGCCGAGCTGCTGACATCGGATGCGCTGGACGGCCTGCTGCGCGAGCAGCTCGCCGCGCACAGCGTCAAGGATGCCGTGGCGCACGCGGTCGCGCTGTCGGGCCGGCCGCGCCGCGAGGTCTATGCCCGGGCGCTCGAGCTTGCAAAGGACCTGCGGGGCGGCGATGGCGAAGACTGA
- a CDS encoding YraN family protein: MAKTEVPAEPKIASPERVAAFRTGLSAESRAAAYLMAKGYRILAKRYRTPHGEIDIVARRRNLIAFVEVKARASLDDAAFAVTPRQQQRIINAAQGWLVAHPEHAEFELRFDAMLIAPRSLPRHVLAAFDAST, encoded by the coding sequence ATGGCGAAGACTGAGGTCCCGGCGGAACCGAAAATCGCCTCGCCCGAGCGCGTCGCCGCGTTCCGTACCGGCCTCTCGGCCGAGAGCCGCGCCGCCGCCTATCTCATGGCCAAGGGCTATCGCATTCTCGCCAAGCGTTATCGCACGCCCCATGGCGAGATCGACATCGTGGCGCGCCGCCGCAATCTGATCGCCTTCGTCGAGGTCAAGGCGCGCGCGAGCCTCGATGACGCCGCCTTTGCCGTGACGCCGCGCCAGCAGCAACGCATCATCAACGCCGCGCAAGGCTGGCTCGTGGCGCATCCCGAGCATGCCGAATTCGAACTGCGATTCGACGCCATGCTGATTGCGCCGCGGTCACTTCCGCGCCATGTGTTGGCGGCATTCGACGCCTCGACCTGA